In Pseudomonadota bacterium, the sequence CTACTAGCCGATGGCAAGGGCAATCCCGCGAGGGGTGGTCTGAAGGAAGCCCGAGCGCAAAGGTGCGAGCCGACGGACAGAAATCGCATAGAAGGCTCAGTCTCCGGGCGAGTCAGCACAAGATGACGAAGCCCACCGGGTACGGGAGATAGGGTAAATGCGGCGGTATTACAGCATCCGCATGGAAGCGGGGCAGTATTCGCGCCACCCGCCGTCCGGGAGGCCGCGCTGACCCACCCGACATCGACTCTCGCTCAAGTGCCTGCGCGCGCCGTCGGCAGATTCGGTCTACCGAAACGTCGTCCGCAGCGGCGTAAACGACGTTGCCAGCCGTGTAGATGTCATTCCGCACCCCGGAAACGTCGTCTTGCCCCTTCCCGACGTCGTTCCCCCGCGATGATCCTTTGTGACTTGAGGCGCGGCTCTCCGATCAGGCGCACCGGTACCTCGACGACCGCGCCGGCCTCCGCCTCGATCGGCTCGTCCGCAGACAGGTCCAATCCGGGGATCCCCTCGGGTGGAGGTCGGGCCACGCGTCCATGTTCAGGACCTTCAAGGTGTAGACGTTCTCGATCCGGCCGGCACGCTCTCTAAACAGCGCCTTGCGGTCCCGGATCACATCGAGGCCGAGCGGGACGCGTTGACTCAAGGCATAGGCGAAGGCCCCGAGCGATCCGACGGGCAGCCTCCCATAGATCATGTCCCGCGTTTCCCGCGGCCCGATGTCCAGCACCCGAACGCCAGGCGCCTAACCGGTCGGATCCCGCCACGTTGACGGCGCGCGGCCGGACAACCAATATGCGCCCCTGACGGAGGCCCGATCTCATTATGCTCGGCCCCCCTGCGATGCAAGCGCGTTACAACGCCGGGACCACCGCCACACTGGCCATGGGAGGCTCTGCCAGACTTGCCTTTCTGCCACCCCTTATCCTGCACTACGCCCGGTATGAAGTTTCATAAGCTCGTCGGCCTCTCCGGCGTCGCGGCCCACGAAAGCGCTGCCGCGATCCGCTGGGGCAAACGGTTTGAGTGGCCCATGCTGCTCGTGGCCTCGTGGATATTTATATGGTATCTCGAGGCCGCCGGAGAATTGCGTCCCCGATTTCTCCGCCTATCGGACTGAGTTATCTGGCTGTTCTTTCTCCTGGAGACGGTTGTGCTCGTTTCCCTCGTTCGCGATCGAAGGAGCTATCTGGTCGACAATTGGATGAACGTCGCGATCATCCTAGCCGGGTTCCCGATCCTTTGGGACTATACGCCCTTGGTCGGGCTCCTCCGGCAACTCCGACTGTTGCTGTTGCTGGCGCTCCTCGCCCAGTTCATCCCCAGCGTGCGACAGGTGCTCCTGCGCAACCACCTCGGCTACACGCTCTTGATCGCTATCGTCATCACGGTGGTCTCGGGCATCCTCATCAGCCAGGTGGACCCGGCGATCTCCTCCATCGGGGATGGGATGTGGTTTGCCTGGGTGACCTTGACCACCGTCGGTTAC encodes:
- a CDS encoding potassium channel family protein — encoded protein: MNVAIILAGFPILWDYTPLVGLLRQLRLLLLLALLAQFIPSVRQVLLRNHLGYTLLIAIVITVVSGILISQVDPAISSIGDGMWFAWVTLTTVGYGDVVPKSTAGRLIGGVLTFLGVVFFSLISANLAAFLVRRDVEKVERKAPSGTRSGICKRSSIASSSPSSDCECGKRMVSGWRACANGHDRALG